In the genome of Oxalobacter aliiformigenes, one region contains:
- the rpoB gene encoding DNA-directed RNA polymerase subunit beta — translation MHYSFTEKKRIRKSFAKRDNVHQVPFLLATQLESYEKFLQADVPPLKRKNEGLQSAFTSIFPIVSHNGFARLEFISYTLGDPPFDVKECQQRGLTLASPLRAKVRLVILDKESPTKPVVKEMKEQEVYMGELPLMTTTGSFIINGTERVIVSQLHRSPGVFFEHDKGKTHSSGKLLFSARIIPYRGSWLDFEFDPKDILFFRIDRRRKMPVTILLKAIGMSSEDILENFFVFDDFLLRPQGAEMEFVSSRMRGEIARFDILDGDGKVLVEKDKRINARNIRDIEAAGIKRISVPEDFLYGRALAKNVIDQDTGEVIARANDEITEEVMTRLRDAGIEEIQTLYTNDLDQGAYISQTLRIDETVDQMAARIAIYRMMRPGEPPTEESVEALFNGLFYNEERYDLSAVGRMKFNSRVGRDELTGPMTLSNDDILSVIKILVELRNGRGEIDDIDHLGNRRVRCVGELAENQFRAGLVRVERAVKERLGQAEADNLMPHDLINSKPISAAIREFFGSSQLSQFMDQTNPLSEITHKRRVSALGPGGLTRERAGFEVRDVHPTHYGRVCPIETPEGPNIGLINSLALYARLNEYGFLETPYRKVVDSHVTDQIEYLSAIEEGRYIIAQANSKIENGMLVDELVSAREAGETILVSPERVQYMDVAPGQIVSVAASLIPFLEHDDANRALMGANMQRQAVPCLRPQKALVGTGIERTVAVDSGTTVQALRGGVVDYIDAGRVVVRVNDDEAKAGEVGVDIYNLIKYTRSNQNTNINQRPIVKVGDRIAKGDVIADGASTDLGELALGQNLLVAFTPWNGLNYEDSILISEKVVEDDRYTSIHIEELSVVARDTKLGPEEITRDISNLAENQLARLDESGIVYIGAEVEAGDVLVGKVTPRGETQLTPEEKLLRAIFGEKASDVKDTSLRVPSGMVGTVIDVQVFTREGLVRDKRAQQIIDDELKRYRIDLNDQMRIVEGDAFQRLSKLLIGKKVNGGPKKLVRGAEITQEYLSDLERYHWFDIRPADEDTAMALEAIKDSIEEKRHQFDLAFEEKRKKLTQGDELQPGVQKMVKVYLAVKRRLQPGDKMAGRHGNKGVVSKIVPIEDMPYMADGTPADIVLNPLGVPSRMNIGQILETHLGWASKGLGLRIGEMLQAKQKVEDIRAFLKQIYLNSGKPEDLDSLTEAEVLTLAENLKDGVPFATPVFDGAEEDEIRRMLDLAYPDEIAKKLGMTEMKNQVTLYDGRTGEPFERPVTVGYKHMLKLHHLVDDKMHARSTGPYSLVTQQPLGGKAQFGGQRFGEMEVWALEAYGASYVLQEMLTVKSDDVAGRTKVYENLVKGDHVIDAGMPESFNVLVKEIRSLGIDIDLERN, via the coding sequence ATGCACTACTCATTTACTGAGAAGAAGCGTATTCGCAAATCTTTTGCAAAACGCGATAATGTTCACCAAGTTCCTTTTTTGCTGGCTACACAGCTTGAATCATACGAGAAATTTTTGCAAGCTGATGTACCGCCTTTGAAACGTAAAAATGAAGGCTTGCAGTCCGCATTTACATCGATATTTCCGATTGTGTCGCATAATGGCTTCGCAAGACTAGAGTTTATTTCCTATACCCTGGGTGATCCTCCATTTGATGTCAAGGAATGTCAGCAGCGCGGATTGACGCTGGCGTCGCCTTTGCGCGCCAAGGTTCGTCTGGTTATTCTTGACAAGGAATCTCCAACGAAACCTGTGGTCAAGGAAATGAAGGAACAGGAAGTCTATATGGGCGAACTGCCGCTGATGACGACTACAGGTTCCTTTATAATCAACGGAACGGAACGTGTAATTGTGTCGCAATTGCACCGTTCTCCGGGCGTATTTTTCGAACATGACAAGGGCAAGACGCATTCGTCCGGAAAATTGCTGTTTTCGGCGCGTATCATCCCTTATCGTGGCTCATGGCTTGATTTCGAATTTGATCCGAAGGACATCCTGTTCTTCCGTATTGATCGTCGCCGCAAAATGCCGGTTACGATACTGTTGAAGGCGATCGGGATGTCTTCGGAAGACATTCTGGAAAATTTCTTTGTCTTCGATGATTTTCTGCTCCGTCCGCAAGGTGCGGAAATGGAATTCGTTTCATCGCGTATGCGTGGCGAGATTGCACGTTTCGATATTCTTGACGGGGACGGAAAGGTACTGGTTGAAAAAGATAAGCGGATTAATGCCAGAAATATCCGGGATATTGAAGCTGCCGGTATCAAACGTATATCAGTTCCGGAAGATTTCCTGTATGGCAGGGCATTGGCCAAGAATGTTATTGATCAGGATACAGGAGAAGTTATTGCACGCGCCAATGACGAAATTACGGAAGAAGTCATGACACGCTTGCGCGATGCGGGCATTGAAGAAATCCAGACACTTTATACAAACGATCTGGATCAGGGCGCTTATATTTCACAGACGCTTCGTATTGATGAAACAGTTGATCAGATGGCGGCAAGAATTGCCATCTATCGTATGATGCGCCCAGGTGAACCGCCGACTGAAGAATCGGTTGAAGCTTTGTTCAATGGTCTTTTCTACAATGAAGAGCGGTACGATTTGTCTGCTGTCGGCCGGATGAAATTCAATAGCAGGGTCGGTCGTGACGAATTGACTGGACCGATGACTTTGTCCAATGACGATATTCTTTCGGTCATCAAGATTCTGGTCGAATTGCGCAATGGACGCGGCGAGATCGACGATATCGACCATCTGGGCAACCGTCGTGTACGGTGTGTCGGTGAATTGGCTGAAAATCAGTTTCGTGCCGGGCTGGTCCGGGTTGAACGTGCTGTCAAGGAACGCCTTGGTCAGGCTGAAGCGGATAATCTGATGCCACATGATCTGATCAATTCCAAACCTATTTCGGCGGCTATCCGTGAATTTTTCGGATCGTCGCAGCTTTCACAGTTTATGGATCAGACGAATCCGTTGTCGGAAATCACGCACAAGCGTCGTGTATCGGCTCTGGGGCCGGGTGGTCTGACCCGTGAACGCGCCGGTTTTGAGGTGCGTGACGTGCATCCGACGCATTATGGGCGTGTGTGTCCGATCGAAACGCCGGAAGGTCCGAATATCGGTCTGATCAACTCGCTGGCATTGTATGCACGTTTGAACGAATACGGTTTTCTGGAAACGCCATACCGAAAAGTGGTGGACAGCCATGTGACTGATCAGATCGAGTATTTGTCCGCCATTGAGGAAGGACGCTATATCATCGCACAGGCCAACAGCAAGATCGAAAACGGCATGCTCGTGGATGAGCTGGTTTCCGCTCGTGAAGCCGGTGAAACCATTCTGGTGTCGCCGGAACGCGTCCAGTACATGGACGTTGCACCGGGGCAGATCGTTTCTGTCGCTGCCTCGCTGATTCCTTTCCTTGAACATGATGACGCCAACCGCGCACTGATGGGCGCCAACATGCAGCGTCAGGCAGTTCCCTGTCTGAGACCGCAAAAAGCACTGGTCGGAACAGGTATTGAACGGACTGTCGCTGTTGACTCCGGTACGACAGTTCAGGCATTAAGAGGAGGTGTCGTCGATTACATTGATGCCGGTCGTGTCGTGGTCCGTGTCAATGACGACGAGGCAAAAGCTGGCGAAGTCGGTGTCGATATTTACAATCTGATCAAATATACACGTTCGAATCAGAATACGAACATCAACCAGAGACCGATTGTCAAGGTCGGGGACCGGATTGCGAAAGGCGATGTGATTGCCGATGGCGCATCGACCGATCTTGGAGAGCTGGCTCTGGGACAAAATCTTCTTGTCGCGTTTACACCGTGGAATGGTCTTAACTATGAGGATTCCATCCTGATATCCGAAAAGGTTGTCGAGGATGATCGCTATACTTCGATTCATATCGAGGAGTTGTCTGTCGTTGCGCGGGATACCAAACTGGGACCGGAGGAAATTACCCGCGATATTTCCAATCTGGCTGAAAACCAGTTGGCGCGTCTGGATGAATCCGGCATCGTTTATATCGGCGCCGAAGTCGAGGCTGGAGATGTTCTGGTCGGCAAGGTCACACCGCGTGGCGAAACACAGCTTACCCCGGAAGAAAAACTGTTGCGCGCGATTTTCGGTGAGAAAGCTTCCGATGTGAAAGATACATCATTGCGTGTTCCTTCCGGTATGGTTGGTACAGTCATCGATGTCCAGGTGTTTACACGTGAGGGCCTTGTTCGTGACAAACGGGCACAGCAGATCATTGATGATGAGCTGAAACGTTATCGTATTGATCTGAATGATCAGATGCGTATTGTGGAAGGCGACGCTTTCCAGCGTCTGAGCAAATTGCTGATTGGCAAGAAAGTCAATGGCGGTCCGAAGAAGCTGGTTCGCGGTGCGGAAATCACTCAGGAATACCTGTCCGATCTGGAAAGATATCACTGGTTTGATATTCGTCCGGCAGACGAGGATACCGCGATGGCTCTTGAGGCGATCAAGGATTCAATTGAGGAAAAGCGGCATCAGTTTGATTTGGCGTTTGAGGAAAAACGCAAGAAACTGACACAGGGAGATGAATTGCAGCCCGGTGTCCAGAAGATGGTGAAAGTCTATCTGGCGGTCAAGCGTCGTTTGCAGCCGGGTGACAAGATGGCAGGACGTCATGGCAATAAAGGGGTCGTTTCGAAGATTGTCCCGATTGAAGATATGCCATACATGGCAGATGGTACGCCAGCCGATATCGTTTTGAATCCACTGGGCGTTCCGTCCCGTATGAATATCGGACAGATTCTTGAAACCCATTTGGGTTGGGCGTCGAAAGGATTGGGGCTGCGCATCGGTGAAATGTTGCAGGCCAAACAGAAGGTGGAAGACATCCGGGCTTTCCTCAAACAGATTTATCTGAATAGCGGAAAACCGGAAGATCTGGACAGCCTGACGGAAGCGGAAGTGCTCACGTTGGCAGAAAACCTGAAAGATGGTGTGCCGTTTGCGACTCCGGTTTTCGATGGCGCAGAAGAAGATGAAATCCGTCGTATGCTTGATCTGGCCTATCCGGATGAAATTGCCAAGAAGCTGGGGATGACTGAAATGAAGAACCAGGTAACTCTCTATGATGGTCGTACGGGCGAACCGTTCGAGCGTCCGGTGACAGTCGGATACAAGCACATGCTGAAATTGCATCATCTGGTAGATGACAAGATGCATGCCCGTTCGACTGGCCCGTATTCTCTGGTAACCCAGCAGCCGCTTGGTGGCAAGGCTCAATTCGGTGGCCAACGGTTTGGGGAAATGGAAGTCTGGGCGCTGGAAGCTTATGGCGCCTCTTATGTATTGCAGGAAATGCTGACGGTAAAATCTGACGATGTCGCTGGCCGGACGAAAGTATATGAAAATCTGGTCAAAGGGGATCATGTCATTGATGCCGGTATGCCTGAATCCTTCAATGTGCTCGTGAAGGAAATCCGTTCTTTGGGTATCGATATCGATCTCGAACGTAACTAG
- the rplL gene encoding 50S ribosomal protein L7/L12, which translates to MAMSKEDILEAVGAMSVMELNDLVKAFEEKFGVSAAAMAVAGPAGGAAAGGAAAEEQTEFTVVLSEFGSNKVAVIKAVREITGLGLKEAKDMVDSAPKPVKEGVSKADAEEAKKKLEDAGAKVEIK; encoded by the coding sequence ATGGCAATGAGTAAAGAAGACATCCTGGAAGCCGTTGGCGCGATGTCTGTGATGGAATTGAATGACCTGGTTAAGGCGTTTGAAGAAAAATTTGGTGTTTCTGCTGCAGCTATGGCTGTCGCAGGTCCTGCAGGTGGCGCTGCTGCAGGTGGTGCTGCTGCAGAAGAACAGACTGAATTCACTGTTGTTCTGTCCGAATTTGGTTCTAACAAGGTTGCTGTTATCAAGGCCGTTCGTGAAATTACAGGCTTGGGTCTGAAGGAAGCCAAGGATATGGTTGATTCTGCTCCGAAGCCTGTCAAGGAAGGCGTCAGCAAGGCTGATGCTGAAGAAGCCAAGAAAAAACTGGAAGACGCTGGCGCAAAAGTCGAAATCAAATAA
- the rplJ gene encoding 50S ribosomal protein L10 translates to MTVGLNLNDKKAVVAEVSAQIAEAQTIVLAEYRGIQVGDMTQLRAAARENGVYMRVLKNTLARRAVEGTAFADLASEMTGPLVYSISKDAVAAAKVVQDFAKRNDSLVIRGGSYAGKMLDKAGVAALASIPSREVLLSQLMGVMLAPVSGFARGLAALATKKEAEAAA, encoded by the coding sequence TTGACCGTGGGTCTCAATCTGAATGACAAAAAGGCTGTTGTGGCAGAAGTCAGTGCTCAGATCGCTGAAGCACAGACAATTGTTCTGGCCGAATATCGTGGTATCCAGGTTGGTGACATGACGCAACTGCGTGCTGCTGCGCGTGAAAACGGCGTATATATGCGCGTATTGAAAAATACGCTTGCACGCCGTGCCGTTGAGGGAACTGCGTTTGCTGATCTTGCTTCTGAAATGACCGGTCCTTTGGTTTATTCCATTTCAAAGGATGCCGTTGCTGCTGCGAAGGTTGTACAGGACTTCGCAAAACGTAACGATTCGCTGGTTATCAGGGGCGGAAGTTATGCGGGCAAAATGCTCGATAAAGCTGGTGTCGCTGCATTGGCAAGCATTCCGAGCCGTGAAGTTTTGCTTTCTCAACTTATGGGCGTTATGTTGGCTCCAGTCTCGGGTTTTGCCCGTGGGCTGGCTGCGCTGGCAACCAAGAAAGAAGCCGAAGCTGCCGCCTGA
- the rplA gene encoding 50S ribosomal protein L1 codes for MAKASKRVRAFQEKVDRSKVYPIDAALALLKEYATAKFNESIDVAVQLGVDPKKSDQVVRGSVVLPAGTGKTVRVAVFASGEKAEQAKAAGADIVGMEDLAAQIKGGDIPFDVVIASPDTMRIVGTLGQILGPRGLMPNPKVGTVTPDVATAVKNAKAGQVQYRTDRAGIIHATIGRKSFSDEDLKSNLAALIDALNKAKPVSSKGTYIRKVSISSTMGAGVRVDQASIAA; via the coding sequence ATGGCTAAAGCTTCTAAGAGAGTTCGTGCTTTTCAGGAAAAAGTGGATCGCAGCAAGGTTTATCCTATTGATGCCGCATTGGCGTTGCTGAAGGAATATGCGACAGCAAAATTCAATGAATCGATTGATGTCGCTGTCCAGTTAGGCGTTGATCCCAAAAAATCCGATCAGGTTGTTCGTGGTTCCGTAGTACTGCCTGCCGGTACAGGGAAGACGGTTCGTGTTGCTGTGTTCGCGTCTGGTGAAAAGGCTGAGCAGGCCAAGGCTGCTGGTGCTGATATTGTCGGTATGGAAGATTTGGCAGCTCAGATCAAAGGGGGGGATATTCCTTTTGATGTGGTTATTGCTTCTCCGGATACCATGCGTATTGTCGGGACGCTTGGCCAGATTCTGGGGCCACGCGGTTTGATGCCAAATCCAAAGGTTGGCACTGTAACTCCTGATGTCGCGACGGCTGTCAAAAATGCCAAAGCCGGTCAGGTCCAGTACAGGACGGATCGCGCTGGTATCATTCATGCTACAATCGGACGCAAATCCTTTTCGGACGAAGATCTGAAATCGAATCTGGCCGCATTGATTGATGCACTGAACAAGGCCAAGCCTGTCAGCAGCAAGGGCACTTATATCCGCAAGGTTTCTATTTCCTCCACTATGGGAGCGGGTGTTCGTGTCGATCAGGCATCGATTGCCGCTTGA
- the rplK gene encoding 50S ribosomal protein L11, which yields MAKKIAGFIKLQVPAGKANPSPPIGPALGQRGLNIMEFCKAFNAQTQGFEPGMPIPVVITAYADKSFTFAMKTPPATFLIKKAAGIEKGSQRPNTEKVGSITRAQAEEIATMKKPDLTAADMEAAVKTIAGSAKSMGITVEGM from the coding sequence ATGGCAAAGAAAATCGCCGGTTTTATCAAGCTGCAGGTTCCTGCTGGTAAAGCCAATCCGTCCCCTCCGATCGGTCCCGCCCTTGGTCAGCGTGGGCTGAATATTATGGAATTCTGTAAGGCATTCAATGCGCAGACTCAGGGTTTTGAGCCGGGTATGCCGATTCCTGTTGTTATCACTGCCTATGCGGACAAGTCGTTTACATTTGCAATGAAAACGCCTCCTGCCACTTTCCTGATCAAGAAAGCTGCAGGTATTGAAAAAGGATCGCAGAGACCAAATACGGAAAAAGTCGGCTCGATTACAAGAGCGCAGGCCGAAGAAATCGCCACCATGAAAAAACCTGATCTGACCGCTGCTGATATGGAAGCCGCTGTCAAGACAATTGCGGGTTCCGCCAAGTCGATGGGTATTACTGTGGAGGGCATGTAA
- the nusG gene encoding transcription termination/antitermination protein NusG → MGENSQDQARKEKNTGSSEKMRWYVVHVYSGMEKSVRRSLFERIERMGMSEKFGQILVPTEEVVEVKSGQKSVTERRFFPGYVLIEMEMTDDTWHLVKDTGKVTGFVGGKSNKPTPIPAREMDKLLQQMQDGIDKPRPKISYEVGELVRIKEGPFADFNGNVEEVNYEKSRLRVSVTIFGRSTPVELEFGQVEKV, encoded by the coding sequence ATGGGTGAAAATAGCCAAGATCAGGCTAGAAAAGAAAAAAATACCGGTTCGTCTGAAAAGATGCGCTGGTACGTTGTTCATGTCTATTCGGGAATGGAAAAAAGCGTACGTCGATCTTTGTTTGAGAGAATCGAACGGATGGGCATGAGCGAAAAGTTTGGTCAGATACTCGTTCCAACGGAAGAAGTTGTTGAGGTCAAAAGCGGTCAGAAATCTGTAACGGAACGCCGTTTTTTTCCGGGATATGTCCTGATTGAAATGGAAATGACGGATGATACATGGCATCTGGTTAAAGATACAGGTAAGGTAACGGGGTTTGTCGGTGGAAAATCCAACAAGCCGACGCCTATTCCCGCTCGTGAAATGGATAAACTTCTGCAGCAGATGCAGGACGGAATCGATAAGCCTCGTCCGAAAATATCTTATGAAGTGGGTGAATTGGTTCGTATCAAGGAAGGGCCTTTCGCTGATTTCAACGGAAATGTTGAAGAGGTTAATTACGAAAAATCCCGTTTGAGGGTTTCGGTTACCATTTTCGGGCGTTCAACTCCTGTGGAGCTTGAATTCGGTCAGGTCGAAAAAGTTTGA
- the secE gene encoding preprotein translocase subunit SecE has product MSNQPVQAEGGLGDKVKIACAVASILAGIFGFYFLAGQSSLTRIGVLVVGLVVAACFAWFSSSGRNFIVFARESVREAKKVVWPARNDAIRITGIVFGFVLLMAVFLWGADRVLEFVLYNIILGWKR; this is encoded by the coding sequence ATAAGGTGAAAATTGCCTGTGCTGTTGCCTCTATTTTGGCAGGTATTTTTGGTTTTTATTTCCTTGCAGGCCAGTCTTCATTGACCCGGATTGGGGTGTTGGTCGTGGGGCTTGTTGTGGCTGCCTGTTTTGCCTGGTTTTCCTCTTCGGGGCGTAATTTTATTGTATTTGCCAGGGAATCTGTTCGGGAGGCCAAAAAAGTCGTTTGGCCTGCGCGTAACGATGCAATCCGGATTACGGGCATAGTTTTTGGCTTTGTTCTTTTGATGGCAGTGTTCCTTTGGGGTGCGGACAGGGTCTTGGAATTTGTTCTTTATAACATCATACTTGGCTGGAAAAGATAA